A DNA window from Loxodonta africana isolate mLoxAfr1 chromosome 7, mLoxAfr1.hap2, whole genome shotgun sequence contains the following coding sequences:
- the LOC100673354 gene encoding olfactory receptor 8J2-like: MAPGNLTWVTEFILMGITDLPELQVPLFFVFLVIYGLTVVGNLGTIILTSVDSRLQTPMYFFLRHLAITNLGNSTTIAPKMLLNFLVKKKTISYYCCAAQLGGFIVFMVAEIFILSAMAYDRYVAICNPLLYMVVVSRQICLLLASLIYLYSLTTALTVSSCVFSVSYCSSNVINHFYCDNVPLLALSCSDTYIPETAVFTFSGIDLLFSMIIVLISYFNIALAILRIQSSEGRQKAFSTCASHLMAVAVFYGTLLFMYLQPRTNHSLDTDKTASVFYTLVTPMLNPVIYSLRNKDVKDALKRFLNNPCKSLKLM; encoded by the coding sequence ATGGCTCCAGGGAATCTCACATGGGTGACTGAGTTCATTCTCATGGGAATCACAGACCTTCCTGAGCTCCAGGTCccccttttctttgtcttcctggTGATCTATGGGCTGACTGTGGTAGGGAACCTGGGCACCATCATCCTCACCAGTGTTGACTCCAGACTTCaaacccccatgtactttttccttcgACACTTGGCTATCACTAATCTTGGCAATTCTACCACCATTGCCCCTAAAATGTTGCTCAACTTCTTAGTTAAGAAGAAAACCATCTCATACTACTGTTGTGCAGCTCAACTAGGCGGATTCATAGTTTTCATGGTGGCTGAAATTTTCATACTGTCtgcaatggcctatgaccgttatGTGGCCATTTGCAATCCCCTGCTCTACATGGTGGTGGTatctcggcagatctgccttctgCTAGCATCCCTCATATACCTCTACAGCCTGACCACAGCACTGACTGTCTCTTCGTGTGTGTTCTCTGTGTCATACTGTTcttccaatgtaatcaaccattTTTACTGTGATAACGTCCCTTTGCTAGCATTGTCCTGTTCTGATACTTACATTCCAGAAACAGCAGTGTTTACATTTTCGGGTATTGATCTGCTTTTCTCCATGATCATTGTCCTCATATCCTACTTCAACATCGCCCTCGCCATTTTGAGGATACAGTCCTCAGAAGGGAGACAAAAAGCTTTTTCCACCTGTGCTTCTCACTTGATGGCGGTCGCTGTGTTCTATGGGACCCTCCTTTTCATGTATTTGCAACCAAGGACCAACCACTCATTGGATACTGATAAAACGGCCTCAGTCTTTTACACCCTAGTGACACCAATGCTGAATCCCGTCATTTACAGCCTAAGGAACAAGGACGTGAAGGATGCACTGAAGAGATTCCTGAATAACCCATGCAAATCACTCAAACTAATGTAA